One stretch of Juglans microcarpa x Juglans regia isolate MS1-56 chromosome 3D, Jm3101_v1.0, whole genome shotgun sequence DNA includes these proteins:
- the LOC121256419 gene encoding uncharacterized protein LOC121256419 — MLKRCVPLVGFGRYSSNRESSMRKELEGASDDRSSESRGKKEVRGASISLDVRLQAKNIYVRIVHAGGREELYPNAIPASKLMEKYPGMSVARPEVFKSPHDSLLCPEDSLLPGQKYYVVPSTTVQKLKHKLWKKAEVKEHVAVKKETWDWKITIDVGEVGLEERICYAKDFYQSKDRTEKCSKDSKPSTRNRVRGKKPFVPPLPKGKPIRGLGWEPSLTSVSELSP; from the coding sequence ATGCTGAAGAGGTGCGTTCCTTTGGTAGGGTTCGGTCGGTATTCCAGCAATAGAGAAAGCAGTATGAGGAAAGAGTTGGAAGGAGCTTCAGACGACAGATCATCTGAATCTAGAGGGAAGAAAGAAGTGAGAGGAGCTTCCATATCCTTGGACGTGAGATTACAGGCAAAAAATATTTACGTCAGAATAGTTCATGCAGGTGGGCGTGAGGAACTCTATCCAAATGCAATTCCTGCATCTAAGCTGATGGAAAAATATCCCGGGATGTCTGTTGCGCGGCCAGAAGTCTTCAAAAGTCCACACGATTCCCTATTATGTCCGGAAGACAGTCTCTTGCCTGGTCAGAAATACTATGTAGTCCCATCCACAACTGTGCAGAAACTAAAGCATAAACTCTGGAAGAAGGCCGAGGTAAAAGAACATGTTGCAGTAAAAAAGGAGACTTGGGATTGGAAGATCACCATAGATGTAGGTGAAGTAGGCCTGGAGGAGCGTATTTGTTATGCAAAAGATTTTTATCAATCCAAGGACAGGACCGAAAAGTGCTCAAAAGACTCGAAACCTTCAACGAGGAATCGTGTTAGAGGGAAAAAGCCTTTTGTACCTCCACTCCCAAAGGGAAAACCAATCCGAGGATTGGGGTGGGAGCCCAGCCTGACTTCTGTATCGGAGCTCTCTCCCTGA